GATCTCCATCTATCTCCACTGTCATCCCGCACTTGATGCGGGATCTCCGTCTATCTCCACTGTCATCCCGCACTTGATGCGGGATCTCCATCTATCTCCACTGTCATCCCGCACTTGATGCGGGATCTCCGTCTATTACCATAGTGCTATCAGGAGATCCCGGCTCAAGGCCGGGATGACAGCCTTCCTATCATTCCAGAATGACAGCGCTCCAATTTACTGTACAATAGCAAGTATGAACACCGACGACCTGGACATTCACCTCAACAAATCTCAAAGTATTTTCTTAATCGGCCCGATGGGGGCTGGTAAAACCACGATCGGTCGTTATCTCGCAAAAGAATTGCAGCGTGACTTCGTCGACACAGACGAAGAAATTGTTAGTAGAACGGGTGCAGATTTAGCCTGGATTTATGATGTGGAAGGTGATGCAGGTTTTCGAAAACGCGAACAAAAAATGATAGACGAGCTCACACAGCGCCCAGGCATTGTCTTGGCAACAGGTGGCGGCGCCGTATTGCATGAGCGAAACAGAACGGCTTTGTCGTCACGCGGCTTTGTGATTTACTTAGAAGTCTCGGTGGACCAGCAAGTGGTACGCACAGAGAAAGATCAACGTCGTCCCAGTTTACGTAACCAAGATCGCGAACAGTTTTTCTCAGACATGCAGCGTGACCGCGATACACTCTACGAATCCATCGCCGATCTAACTGTCTCTACCAACAAAAAAAGTGTCCGCAATGTGGCGGTTAAGCTACTCAAGATGCTGCAGGGTTAGGGCGTATAAAAGCCTTGCGCAAGTCTCGCGGCGTGTTGTAATTCATGATCAGCAGAATGTTTGTCTGCTAGTGCAAGTAATCGATCTTTATTCTCCCCCTCTGTTCTAAAGAAGGAAAAGTAGGAAGTTTGGCTCTTAGGTGTGGTGTAATACGTAGCTACGGCCAATTTAACTTGTCGAATAAATTCCCCATTTTCTTCACGAGCTAGAAGACGTGCACGGGCTTCCAGCGCTTTGGGGTAATAGGGGGGTGTTGAAGGGTGTTCTCTGCGTGAGCAGGTTACTTCTTGGTTAATCCATAGTGCTAGAGTAGCAGGTGTAAATAATTCACCGCGGTATAGCAAACTTAAAATGTGCTCCGATGTATCCTCATCGTAATACTGCCGCACAACTTTAATAAAGTCATCGACCTCATCATTCAACAAATAAAACACACCCTCTGAAATACGGCCTACCGTTGTACGGTCAACGGATTGGTAATCATTCGCTGGGACAAGGTTAATGGTGCCGGAAAAGTCGGATGGGTTCATCGCAGCAAAACAAGCAAATGCATCCATTGCGTGGTCGCCGCCGGTTTTTTCGCCCATTAGAGGATACGCGCGTCCATAAGAATCGTAACCAATTGCTATCCGACCGGCAGAAGGAAGTATACTTTTTTCCTTCATACGAATAATTGTATCAACGTAAGTTGCTGCTTCTGCCAGGCCGGGAAAGTGCTCAATAATATGATCTAAGCGCTTGGTGGTGAGGACATGCGCATCGGATAAACGTTTGATTTGATTGAGCAGCGGTGAAATATCGCTAGTTATCAATGGAACACGCCCATCCATGAACTGGATCTCAGTTCGATATCTAAAGTCAGATAACCAATAACGTGCCCATGCACTTTCTGGGGTATCTGCGAGCAATGTGTTTAAAGTGGCTTGATCCCACGCACTGCACTGTCGTTGTGCTAAAGTGAGTAGACCTATCAATTTTCGCACTTGGGCTGTATGTTGTGAAGAGCCGTTATATTGCTCAGCAAATTCTTTATAGTGTGTTTCTGTATCTACATTAGGGAAAAAATGCTGGTACGGCGTTAGTAAGCGTTGCGTAAACGCTATTGTGAATAAGCCAGCACCCTGTAATGAGGCAAATAATTTTTTTAATGGATAAATTTTGTTGCAATGGATCTTCTTGCCGGCATCAATTTTTGATTTTTGTTCGCGTGCTTCTTTAGGCGAGAAAACTTCTTCATCAGCTGAGTCTTCAAAAGTACTATGTTCCAGTTGTTGAGCAAGATGAGCCATATAAGATTGTTGTTTTTCTTGCGCCTGTTTATATGCTTGATAGGCATCCCACTCGCTGTCGTCTGTTTGTAACATAGGTGTGTCGAGATAGAGACTGAGAAATGTATTTAACCAAGCCAAATAGTCCGGATGAAATGGGTTGGCTAGATGCACATTGCGTACAGTGAGTTGATTTAAGGCCTGCAATTTTTTTAGTGCAGGTAAATACGACATTAAGTCTGTGAGGCTTTCCATAAGGAGTTGATTGTCGGGCAAGGGATACATGCTGTTTGCTGATTTAAGCAATGACGCCACCGTCATATCATCATCTGCGCCAAGCTGCATGAGTTGATGGAGCATAGGCAGCATGCCATTAAAAGAGAAACGTTTTCTTTCCCCGTCACGTAGGGTTGTTGTTTCAAAAAAAGGGGCGGTTTCCTTAGCAAAACGACGAATTGTATCGAGAGGGACATAGTCGTTATCTTGATTATCTTGAGTGCGTAATGAAGTCAGTGCTGGCTCTAACGTATTATCCTTCTTGCAGATGCCACTAATACAGCGTGATAATTGTCGAAAGTTCATCAACGTCTCCTTTGTGTTTGTAGTATTATGGTTTGAGGTATTGTAGGACAATTCAAATACATAGACAATGCCGAGAAATATTTATACACTGCGAGCTAATAAAACGCGGAGTATCCTTCATATGTCACCCCACCGATTCATCAAAGCACTGTTACGCCAACCTGTCGATCGTACGCCGATTTGGATCATGCGACAGGCGGGACGGTATTTGCCGGAGTATCGTGAGCTTCGCGCGCAAGCAGGGGATTTTCTGAGTTTATGTAAAAATCCAGAACTTGCCTGTGAAGTGACGTTGCAACCATTACGACGTTTTGATCTCGATGCCGCGATTATTTTTTCAGATATTCTTACCATCCCTGATGCCATGGGCTTGGGTTTGTATTTTGAAACAGGCGAAGGGCCAAAATTTAAAAACCCTGTGCGTGATATGGCATCGATAAAAAAACTGGGTGTGCCCGATCCAGAAATTGAGTTACGTTATGTGGGTGATGCAATTCGTGAAACCAAAAAACAATTGGCGGGAAAAACGCCGTTGATTGGTTTTTCCGGCAGTCCATGGACCATTGGCAGTTACATGGTGGAAGGTGGTAGTACGAAAAGTTTTAGTAAAATTAAAGGATTGTGTTACCAAGCTCCCAAAGCTGCACACTTGTTATTGGACACCCTCGCGCAATCAGTCATTCAGTACCTCAATGCACAAATCCAAGCAGGTGCTGATGCAGTAATGATTTTCGACACCTGGGGTGGTGTATTGAGTGGGCCAGATTATCGAGAATTTTCCCTGCGTTATATGCAACAAATCGTCGATGGTTTGCACCGTGAGCGCGATGGGCAAACCATCCCTGTGACTTTATTCACGAAGAATGCGGGCCAACGCTTATCGTGGATGGCGGAAACAGGTTGCGATGCACTCGGTGTGGATTGGACACTCTCGATGACAGAAGCTAAAAAATTAGTGGACGGTCGCGTTGCTTTGCAGGGAAATCTAGATCCCAGTGTCTTGTATGCGGCACCTGAGGTGATTCGCACGCACGTAAAACGTGTGCTCACAGAATTTGGCCCAGGCAATGGGCATGTGTTTAACCTCGGCCACGGTATTCACCCTGATATTTCACCTGATCATGTGAAAGTCCTCGTCGATAGCGCACACAACTTCTCTGAAAGATCTGTGCAAGCTTGCGAGTAAAATCTATTTTTTTCAAAAAGTCTTTTTTTCGCTAAAACTTTTCTGTAGCGTGTTTCTCTATGAAGAAACACATCGCCATTTATTTATTATTTTTATGCTTAAGCGCATGCAGCGTGTCGCAACAATTGCATGTGCGCATGTCAGCGTCAAACGATTTAAATCCTAATCAGCAGGGGCAATCTTTGCCGGTGATGGTGCGCGTGGTGCAGTTATCTTCTCCCGATCAATTTCAACAAGCAAATTACAACCAGTTATGGCGGCAAGCGAAGGGAACACTCAACGATAGTTGGGTGGCTAGTCGCCAACTTATTCTTTCACCCGGAAAATTTGTTGATTTGGAGGTGCCGTTATCGGTTCAGACGCAATATTTAGGGGTAATCGCTTTATTCCGAGAACCGGGGAACCACTGGCGCTTGCTATTACCGATGAAACTGCATTGGTTTGATGTATCGCATCGCGTGAAATTACATCTGAAGCATAATCGATTATGGCAGGTGCGCACATGAGTTTACCGAAAAAAATTGTTTGGACGGAGGGGACTATGCTAACGCAACAACATTTACAACAAGCCGATCGATGCCGAAAGCAAGAAAAAGATATTTGGCGGCAATGGACGCAACCTCAGCGTTTTGGATTGAGCTTGTTACGCATGGATGAGACAGCAGTGCATTTAGGCAAAGTGAGTGTTTTGCAGGTAAAGGGGGTGTTTGCGAATGGGGATGTGTTTTCATGGGATGCACAGCATGATGGCGATCTGCATTGTCTCTTGAATAATGAATCTAAAGCGAGTGTGATTGTTTATCTTGTTCATGCGAATACAGTATTGCCAGCTGGCGTTGGCGGTTATCCTGAACCACGATCGCCATCGTGGCAGGCTGAATACACTGAAATAAACGATGTTTATGATTCATCGCGACAAAATGAAGTTTGCATCGCTGCACCGATTTATCGATTGCAGACGGAGATTGATGAGGCGGTACAATCCTTGCCCTTATTGCGATGTGTGCGGAACGAACAACAAGAATGGCAATGTGATACAGATTTTATTCCTCCCATTTTGCATGTCAGTACGTCTCCAGCATTGAT
This is a stretch of genomic DNA from marine bacterium B5-7. It encodes these proteins:
- the hemE gene encoding uroporphyrinogen decarboxylase, whose translation is MSPHRFIKALLRQPVDRTPIWIMRQAGRYLPEYRELRAQAGDFLSLCKNPELACEVTLQPLRRFDLDAAIIFSDILTIPDAMGLGLYFETGEGPKFKNPVRDMASIKKLGVPDPEIELRYVGDAIRETKKQLAGKTPLIGFSGSPWTIGSYMVEGGSTKSFSKIKGLCYQAPKAAHLLLDTLAQSVIQYLNAQIQAGADAVMIFDTWGGVLSGPDYREFSLRYMQQIVDGLHRERDGQTIPVTLFTKNAGQRLSWMAETGCDALGVDWTLSMTEAKKLVDGRVALQGNLDPSVLYAAPEVIRTHVKRVLTEFGPGNGHVFNLGHGIHPDISPDHVKVLVDSAHNFSERSVQACE
- the aroK gene encoding shikimate kinase, which encodes MNTDDLDIHLNKSQSIFLIGPMGAGKTTIGRYLAKELQRDFVDTDEEIVSRTGADLAWIYDVEGDAGFRKREQKMIDELTQRPGIVLATGGGAVLHERNRTALSSRGFVIYLEVSVDQQVVRTEKDQRRPSLRNQDREQFFSDMQRDRDTLYESIADLTVSTNKKSVRNVAVKLLKMLQG